A section of the Rummeliibacillus pycnus genome encodes:
- a CDS encoding exodeoxyribonuclease VII small subunit: MTSKKQSFATSINDLEEIVHQLEQGEVPLEDAIELYKKGMKLSQFCHEQLTKAEEQLISVMDENGNEQPFEPTGEGEKSK; encoded by the coding sequence ATGACTAGTAAAAAACAATCCTTTGCTACATCGATCAATGATCTTGAAGAAATAGTGCATCAACTTGAACAAGGTGAAGTTCCGTTAGAAGATGCGATTGAATTGTACAAAAAAGGGATGAAATTATCTCAGTTTTGCCATGAACAATTGACAAAAGCTGAAGAGCAACTAATTTCCGTTATGGATGAAAATGGAAATGAGCAACCGTTTGAACCAACAGGAGAAGGGGAAAAAAGTAAATGA
- the accB gene encoding acetyl-CoA carboxylase biotin carboxyl carrier protein: protein MLKIQEIREIIKLVDSSSIDEFVYEVDDTKVKLKKNGTTTVVTDAPAQVVKAVTAPVVEAPKAPAAPVAEKAAAPAPAPKAEVANDASLHKIVSPMVGTFYQAPNPESPAFVQVGDKVGEESIVCIVEAMKLFNEIEAEVKGEIVEILVKDGELVEYGQPLFLVKEN, encoded by the coding sequence ATGTTGAAAATTCAAGAAATTCGCGAAATAATTAAACTAGTAGATTCTTCTTCAATTGATGAATTTGTTTATGAAGTAGATGACACAAAAGTAAAACTTAAAAAGAATGGTACTACTACTGTAGTAACAGATGCACCAGCGCAAGTTGTTAAAGCGGTTACAGCACCAGTAGTTGAAGCTCCAAAAGCACCAGCTGCACCAGTTGCTGAAAAAGCTGCAGCACCTGCTCCAGCACCAAAAGCTGAAGTTGCAAATGATGCATCTTTACACAAAATCGTTTCACCAATGGTAGGTACTTTCTATCAAGCACCAAATCCTGAATCTCCGGCATTCGTTCAAGTAGGAGACAAAGTGGGCGAAGAATCAATCGTTTGTATCGTAGAAGCAATGAAATTATTCAATGAAATTGAAGCAGAAGTAAAAGGTGAAATCGTCGAAATTCTTGTTAAAGACGGCGAGTTAGTAGAATACGGTCAACCTTTATTCCTAGTGAAAGAAAACTAA
- the dxs gene encoding 1-deoxy-D-xylulose-5-phosphate synthase → MDLNSISSPSFLKDLNTKQLRDLSYDIRKFLIEKCSKTGGHIGPNLGVVELTIALHRAFNSPKDKLLFDVGHQAYVHKILTGRASEFDTLRQYKGLCGFPKRIESEHDVWETGHSSTSLSAAMGMAAARDVKGEQNYIVPIIGDGALTGGMALEALNHIGHEKTNMIVILNDNEMSIAPNVGAMHNILGRLRTANQYNKAKDDLEVLLKKIPAVGGKLASTAERVKDSLKYLLVSGVFFEELGFTYLGPTDGHNLETLEATLQNAKKMQGPVIVHVITKKGKGYLPAENDTIGTWHGTGPYKIETGDFVKSTTTAPGWSKLIADTVTKIARVDDRVVTITPAMPVGSKLEGFAKEFPNRFFDVGIAEQHATTMAAGMAAEGIKPFLAIYSTFLQRAYDQMLHDICRQNLNVFIGIDRAGLVGADGETHQGVFDIAFLRHMPNIVIMMPKDENEGQHMVKTALDYNDGPIALRYPRGNGLGVPMDSELHDIPIGSWEVLREGKDAAILTFGTTISLAQNAANILAAKGIKVEIINARFIKPMDENMLHRLMQSGKPILTIEEAMLEGGFGSAVLEFANDHGYSTDTIDRMGIPDVFVEHGSVDLLLRDLHITDEEAVVLIEELIAKNSKKQAGLKA, encoded by the coding sequence ATGGATTTAAACAGTATATCTAGTCCATCCTTTTTGAAAGACTTAAATACGAAACAACTTCGAGACTTGAGCTACGATATTCGTAAATTTTTAATCGAAAAATGCTCAAAAACAGGTGGTCACATTGGCCCGAATCTAGGAGTTGTTGAGCTAACTATTGCACTTCATCGTGCTTTTAATAGTCCGAAAGATAAACTTCTTTTTGACGTTGGACACCAAGCATACGTCCATAAAATTTTAACTGGTCGTGCATCAGAATTTGATACACTCCGTCAATATAAAGGATTATGTGGTTTCCCTAAACGAATTGAAAGTGAACATGATGTATGGGAAACAGGGCATAGTTCTACATCTCTATCTGCAGCTATGGGTATGGCAGCAGCACGTGATGTAAAAGGTGAACAGAACTATATCGTTCCGATTATCGGTGATGGTGCTCTAACTGGAGGAATGGCTCTAGAAGCACTGAATCATATTGGTCATGAAAAAACGAATATGATTGTTATTTTAAATGACAACGAAATGTCAATTGCACCAAATGTAGGGGCAATGCATAATATTTTAGGTCGCCTTCGCACAGCGAACCAATATAACAAAGCAAAAGATGATTTAGAAGTTTTATTGAAGAAAATACCAGCAGTAGGTGGAAAATTAGCATCTACAGCTGAAAGAGTAAAAGATAGTTTAAAGTATTTACTTGTATCCGGTGTATTTTTTGAAGAATTAGGGTTCACATACCTTGGCCCAACTGATGGACATAATTTAGAAACGCTTGAAGCTACATTACAAAATGCCAAAAAAATGCAAGGACCAGTCATTGTCCATGTCATTACTAAAAAAGGTAAAGGTTATTTACCAGCTGAAAATGATACGATTGGGACTTGGCACGGTACTGGCCCTTATAAGATTGAAACAGGCGACTTTGTGAAGTCAACTACAACAGCACCTGGTTGGTCAAAATTGATAGCGGATACAGTAACTAAAATTGCTAGAGTGGATGATCGTGTTGTAACAATAACACCAGCAATGCCTGTAGGATCAAAATTAGAAGGTTTTGCGAAGGAATTTCCAAACCGTTTCTTTGATGTGGGGATTGCAGAACAACATGCCACTACGATGGCAGCTGGGATGGCAGCAGAAGGGATTAAACCGTTTTTAGCCATTTATTCTACATTCTTACAACGTGCATATGATCAAATGTTACATGATATTTGTCGTCAAAATCTAAATGTCTTTATAGGAATTGACCGCGCAGGACTTGTAGGGGCAGATGGAGAAACTCACCAAGGCGTATTTGATATTGCATTCTTAAGACATATGCCCAATATTGTCATTATGATGCCAAAAGATGAAAATGAAGGTCAACATATGGTGAAAACAGCATTAGATTATAATGATGGCCCAATTGCACTTCGTTATCCTCGTGGTAATGGTTTAGGCGTACCGATGGATTCTGAATTACATGATATCCCTATTGGTTCATGGGAAGTATTAAGAGAAGGCAAAGATGCAGCAATCTTGACATTTGGTACAACTATTTCTTTAGCACAAAATGCAGCGAATATTCTTGCAGCAAAAGGAATTAAAGTTGAAATAATCAATGCACGATTTATCAAGCCAATGGATGAGAATATGCTTCACCGATTAATGCAAAGCGGTAAACCAATTTTAACCATAGAAGAAGCAATGCTTGAAGGTGGATTTGGTAGTGCTGTTTTGGAATTTGCTAACGATCATGGTTACTCAACAGATACAATCGATCGCATGGGTATTCCAGATGTCTTCGTAGAACATGGTAGTGTAGATCTATTGCTACGTGATTTGCATATTACTGATGAGGAAGCAGTAGTACTTATAGAGGAATTAATAGCTAAAAATTCAAAAAAGCAAGCAGGTTTAAAAGCATAA
- a CDS encoding polyprenyl synthetase family protein — protein sequence MTQQLKAFMKENIPVVEKRMNELVEEITAPEILKEAMLYSLNAGGKRVRPLFVLAVMNHFNVKDDAAYTVGAVIEMIHTYSLIHDDLPSMDNDDYRRGKLTNHKVYGDAFATLAGDALNTIAFGILARMEQVEAEKRLELIDKLSVAAGAEGMVGGQILDIEGESKQLTLEELEKVHVNKTGAILRFSIESGAILAGASEAEKAILVEYAHHIGLCFQIQDDILDIVGTTEQLGKTAGKDIASDKSTYPALLTLDGAKEKLHAHYQLAIEALEKLPSESNLLKEFAEYIVHRNK from the coding sequence ATGACGCAACAATTAAAAGCATTTATGAAAGAGAACATTCCTGTCGTTGAAAAACGTATGAATGAACTTGTAGAAGAAATTACAGCACCAGAAATATTAAAAGAAGCAATGCTTTACTCCTTAAATGCAGGTGGTAAAAGAGTTCGTCCGCTATTTGTATTAGCTGTTATGAATCATTTCAATGTAAAAGATGATGCAGCTTACACTGTCGGTGCTGTCATTGAAATGATTCATACCTATTCATTAATTCACGATGACCTGCCAAGTATGGATAATGATGATTATCGTCGCGGAAAATTAACGAACCATAAAGTATACGGAGATGCATTTGCGACACTTGCAGGTGATGCACTTAATACAATTGCATTTGGAATTTTAGCGCGCATGGAACAAGTTGAAGCAGAAAAACGTTTAGAACTTATCGATAAACTTAGCGTTGCAGCCGGTGCAGAAGGTATGGTAGGAGGTCAAATCCTCGATATCGAAGGTGAATCAAAACAATTAACACTTGAAGAACTTGAAAAAGTCCATGTCAATAAAACCGGCGCGATTTTACGATTTAGTATTGAATCTGGCGCTATTTTAGCAGGTGCCTCAGAGGCAGAAAAGGCTATTTTAGTTGAATATGCACATCATATTGGCCTATGCTTCCAAATCCAAGATGATATCCTCGATATAGTGGGTACAACAGAACAATTAGGAAAAACAGCGGGAAAAGATATTGCAAGCGATAAAAGCACTTACCCTGCACTATTAACATTAGATGGCGCAAAAGAAAAGCTTCATGCACATTATCAGTTAGCTATTGAAGCATTAGAAAAATTGCCATCTGAAAGTAATTTATTGAAGGAATTTGCTGAATATATTGTTCATCGTAACAAATAA
- the accC gene encoding acetyl-CoA carboxylase biotin carboxylase subunit produces MKKVLIANRGEIAVRIIRACKELDIQSVAVYSEADREALHVQLADEAYCIGSKFSSDSYLKIDRILTVAEKTGCDGIHPGYGFLAENASFAEACEDAGITFIGPTSDAIKIMGIKDIAKDTMIAAGVPTVPGSKGLVADEHEAVEVAKEIGYPVIIKATAGGGGKGIRVARDEEDLIKGVQITQKEAAAAFGNPGVYLEKFIEDFRHCEIQVLADSYGHTIHLGERDCTVQRRMQKLVEEAPSPALSEERRAEMGEAAVKAAIACGYRGAGTVEFIYDYKEDKFYFMEMNTRIQVEHPVTELITGIDLVREQLKIASGEKLMYNQEDVKVNGWAIECRINAENPSKNFMPSPGKVENYLAPGGIGVRIDSAMYPGYAIPPYYDSMVAKLIVHADTREEAIAKMKRALGEFIVEGPGIHTTIPFHEKLMDHEVFKSGKFNTKFLEENDVMNS; encoded by the coding sequence ATGAAAAAAGTATTGATCGCAAATCGTGGAGAAATCGCGGTACGCATTATTCGTGCTTGTAAAGAATTAGATATTCAATCTGTGGCTGTATATTCAGAAGCAGATCGTGAAGCGTTACATGTACAGCTTGCTGATGAAGCATACTGTATTGGTTCTAAGTTTTCTAGTGATAGTTATTTGAAAATTGACAGAATTCTTACAGTTGCTGAAAAAACTGGTTGTGATGGTATTCACCCTGGATATGGTTTCCTTGCAGAGAACGCTAGTTTTGCAGAAGCTTGTGAAGATGCTGGCATTACTTTTATCGGACCAACTTCTGATGCGATTAAAATAATGGGTATTAAAGATATCGCAAAAGACACAATGATTGCAGCAGGCGTTCCAACAGTTCCAGGTTCAAAAGGTCTTGTAGCAGATGAACATGAAGCTGTAGAAGTTGCAAAAGAAATCGGCTATCCAGTGATTATTAAAGCTACTGCCGGTGGTGGTGGTAAAGGTATTCGTGTTGCACGTGATGAAGAGGATTTGATCAAAGGTGTTCAAATCACTCAAAAAGAAGCTGCAGCTGCTTTTGGTAACCCTGGCGTATACTTAGAAAAATTCATCGAAGATTTCCGCCACTGTGAAATTCAAGTATTAGCTGATAGCTATGGTCACACAATCCATTTAGGTGAACGTGACTGTACAGTTCAACGTCGTATGCAAAAACTAGTAGAAGAAGCTCCATCTCCAGCACTTTCAGAAGAACGTCGTGCTGAAATGGGTGAAGCAGCTGTAAAAGCAGCAATTGCTTGTGGCTATCGTGGTGCTGGTACAGTTGAATTTATCTACGATTACAAAGAAGATAAATTCTACTTTATGGAAATGAACACTCGTATCCAAGTAGAACATCCAGTAACAGAATTAATCACAGGTATTGACTTAGTTCGTGAACAGTTAAAAATTGCATCTGGTGAAAAATTGATGTATAACCAAGAAGATGTGAAAGTGAATGGTTGGGCGATTGAGTGTCGTATCAATGCAGAAAATCCATCTAAAAACTTCATGCCATCACCAGGTAAAGTTGAAAACTATTTAGCACCTGGTGGTATTGGCGTGCGAATTGATTCAGCGATGTACCCAGGCTATGCAATTCCACCATACTATGATTCAATGGTAGCAAAACTAATTGTACATGCTGATACTCGTGAAGAAGCAATCGCTAAAATGAAACGTGCTTTAGGTGAATTTATCGTTGAGGGACCTGGTATCCATACAACAATTCCTTTCCACGAAAAATTAATGGATCATGAAGTATTTAAATCAGGAAAATTCAATACAAAATTCCTTGAAGAAAATGACGTAATGAATTCATAA
- a CDS encoding Asp23/Gls24 family envelope stress response protein encodes MADKVVQSLPQKTPSGKDVLGKIEVAPEVIEVIAGIATTEVEGVSKTRGNFATGVVEKFGKKVHGKGIKTEWTEKGLIVDVYCFVQYGVSVAKVAKQVQTQIREAIANMTSHTTKEVNVHITGIQFDQMNDARTE; translated from the coding sequence ATGGCTGATAAAGTCGTACAATCTCTACCTCAAAAAACACCTTCAGGTAAGGATGTATTAGGTAAGATTGAGGTTGCACCTGAAGTCATTGAAGTTATTGCGGGAATTGCTACAACAGAAGTGGAAGGTGTCTCTAAAACAAGAGGTAATTTTGCTACAGGAGTTGTGGAAAAATTCGGTAAAAAAGTTCATGGTAAAGGGATTAAAACAGAATGGACTGAAAAAGGCTTAATCGTGGATGTCTATTGCTTTGTGCAGTATGGTGTATCTGTCGCGAAAGTAGCAAAACAAGTTCAAACTCAAATCCGTGAAGCAATTGCTAATATGACATCTCACACAACAAAAGAAGTGAATGTACATATTACAGGAATTCAATTTGACCAGATGAACGACGCAAGAACTGAGTAG
- the xseA gene encoding exodeoxyribonuclease VII large subunit: protein MTSTPYLTVQALTKYIKKKFDVDPHLRNVYVKGELSNVKHHIGSGHIYFTLKDEKTQIKAVMFASHAKQLKFKPESGMKVLIKGDVNVYEGGGQYQLYAQSMDPDGLGSLYLAFEQLKEKLQKEGLFSDLYKKPIPTFPRKVAVVTATTGAAIRDICTTIKQHYRLTDIVIFPALVQGEHAAKSIVKAIEQANNSPDIDTLIVARGGGSIEDLWAFNEEIVARAIFESELPIISGVGHETDTTIADLVADVRAATPTAAAKRAVPSSEDLIKYLLTRKTQLFQLTQARIKHERAKLERLRKSYPLAYPDRLFRPFIEHIERIDEQLNQSIINYIKNQKLVINQLDHRLQLRSPIQQIRYEKKRVENDEKLLRIAVLRLINQRKDEFRSVIRTLEALNPLAIMTRGYSLTYHNGQVVKSIQDIKEKDEVEFHLHDGKATATITSITVEDKGV, encoded by the coding sequence TTGACAAGCACACCTTATTTAACAGTCCAAGCTTTAACAAAATATATTAAAAAGAAATTTGATGTAGATCCTCACTTGCGGAATGTTTACGTGAAGGGAGAGCTCTCGAATGTCAAACATCATATAGGCTCTGGTCATATCTATTTCACATTAAAGGATGAAAAAACGCAGATAAAGGCCGTCATGTTTGCTTCACATGCAAAACAGTTGAAATTTAAGCCTGAAAGTGGCATGAAAGTGCTTATTAAAGGTGATGTCAATGTCTATGAAGGTGGCGGACAATACCAACTATATGCACAATCCATGGATCCAGACGGACTTGGTAGTTTATATTTAGCTTTTGAACAGTTGAAAGAAAAACTTCAGAAAGAAGGACTTTTTTCTGATTTATATAAGAAACCAATTCCAACTTTTCCAAGAAAGGTTGCAGTTGTAACAGCTACTACAGGTGCTGCTATTCGAGATATCTGTACAACCATTAAACAGCACTATAGGTTAACAGACATTGTTATATTTCCTGCACTTGTGCAAGGTGAACATGCAGCCAAAAGTATCGTAAAAGCGATTGAACAGGCAAATAATTCACCCGATATTGATACATTAATTGTTGCTCGTGGTGGGGGATCAATTGAGGATTTGTGGGCATTTAACGAAGAGATTGTTGCCCGGGCAATATTTGAGAGTGAACTTCCAATCATTAGTGGTGTTGGCCATGAAACAGATACAACAATAGCAGATTTAGTTGCAGATGTACGAGCTGCAACACCAACAGCTGCTGCTAAGCGAGCTGTGCCTAGTAGTGAGGATTTGATCAAATACTTACTGACAAGAAAAACTCAATTATTCCAGCTAACTCAAGCAAGAATTAAGCACGAGAGAGCAAAATTAGAGCGCTTAAGAAAATCTTATCCTCTAGCCTATCCAGATCGATTATTTCGACCTTTTATAGAGCATATTGAGAGAATAGACGAACAATTAAATCAAAGTATCATTAACTATATAAAAAATCAAAAACTTGTTATTAACCAACTGGATCATCGTTTACAACTTCGTTCTCCGATTCAACAAATTCGCTATGAAAAAAAGCGAGTAGAGAATGATGAAAAGTTATTAAGAATAGCAGTATTACGATTGATTAATCAAAGAAAAGATGAATTTCGTTCCGTTATTCGAACGCTGGAAGCTTTAAATCCACTAGCTATTATGACACGCGGGTATAGTCTTACTTATCACAATGGACAAGTAGTGAAATCAATCCAAGATATTAAAGAAAAGGATGAAGTAGAGTTTCATCTACATGACGGTAAAGCAACTGCTACCATAACATCTATTACAGTGGAAGATAAAGGAGTATAA
- a CDS encoding SpoIIIAH-like family protein — protein sequence MRVKKKAVWFLTLLSLAAVISVYYLSNPVTPFNGLAIFSDNALKDTKISDIASKTGKTTPVTTESHLFEEMRMELQNERSQLKDTLTKKIASSQYTAEEKNEAFDQIDSITKNESNEAMLEMLIKTLGYPDAFVRVENDRIRVTVQANELSKAKANEIVYMVKKELDNSGQIVVDFQSETIN from the coding sequence TTGAGAGTAAAAAAGAAAGCAGTATGGTTTTTAACATTACTAAGTTTAGCTGCAGTTATTTCGGTATATTATTTATCCAATCCTGTGACACCATTTAATGGACTAGCAATTTTTAGTGACAACGCATTAAAAGATACTAAAATTAGTGATATTGCTAGTAAAACAGGAAAAACAACACCTGTTACAACAGAAAGCCATCTATTTGAAGAAATGCGTATGGAATTACAAAATGAGCGTAGTCAATTGAAAGATACATTAACGAAAAAAATCGCTTCTTCTCAATACACAGCTGAAGAAAAAAATGAAGCTTTTGATCAAATTGATTCCATTACTAAAAATGAATCAAACGAAGCAATGTTAGAAATGTTAATTAAAACTTTAGGGTATCCTGATGCATTTGTAAGAGTTGAAAACGATCGAATTCGTGTTACAGTACAGGCGAATGAATTGTCAAAAGCGAAGGCAAATGAGATCGTTTATATGGTAAAAAAAGAGCTTGATAACTCTGGCCAAATTGTTGTTGACTTCCAATCTGAAACAATTAACTGA
- the folD gene encoding bifunctional methylenetetrahydrofolate dehydrogenase/methenyltetrahydrofolate cyclohydrolase FolD has product MSGKLINGKEIGNTIRQSIQQEVNALKEKGITPGLAVILVGDDPASHTYVSNKQKSCEKMGIYSELIKLSAEVTEETLLQHIEQLNANPTIDGILVQLPLPKHIDEQKVIAAISPDKDVDGFHPISVGKMLLKQPTFLPCTPFGVMKLLEHSNVDIAGKHAVVVGRSHIVGVPMGQLLLQKDATVTYCHSKTPDLKAITTQADILVVATGRAKMIGADHVKEGAVVIDVGMDRDENGKLCGDVDFDAVIDKVSAITPVPGGVGPMTITMLLFNTLQSAKKKLS; this is encoded by the coding sequence ATGTCAGGCAAACTAATTAACGGTAAAGAAATTGGCAATACAATTCGACAATCCATTCAACAAGAAGTGAATGCTTTAAAAGAAAAAGGTATTACTCCAGGTCTAGCAGTTATTTTAGTAGGTGACGACCCAGCTTCACATACCTATGTTTCGAACAAACAAAAATCATGTGAAAAAATGGGTATTTATTCAGAACTAATTAAGTTATCTGCAGAAGTCACAGAAGAAACATTGTTACAACATATTGAGCAATTAAATGCTAATCCAACAATCGATGGTATTTTAGTTCAATTACCACTTCCAAAGCATATTGATGAACAAAAAGTAATCGCAGCAATCTCTCCTGATAAAGATGTCGATGGCTTCCATCCAATAAGCGTGGGTAAAATGTTATTAAAACAACCAACATTCTTACCTTGTACCCCATTTGGTGTGATGAAACTCTTAGAACATTCAAATGTTGATATTGCAGGTAAACACGCTGTTGTTGTTGGTAGAAGTCATATCGTTGGTGTTCCTATGGGACAACTACTATTGCAAAAAGATGCTACAGTTACATATTGCCATTCAAAAACACCTGATTTAAAAGCTATTACAACTCAAGCAGATATCTTAGTTGTAGCAACAGGCCGAGCAAAAATGATTGGTGCAGATCATGTAAAAGAGGGCGCAGTTGTAATCGACGTTGGTATGGACCGAGATGAAAATGGCAAACTTTGTGGAGATGTAGATTTCGATGCAGTCATCGACAAAGTTTCAGCAATTACACCTGTACCAGGCGGGGTTGGTCCTATGACAATTACAATGTTATTATTTAATACATTGCAATCTGCTAAAAAAAAGCTATCATAA
- the nusB gene encoding transcription antitermination factor NusB, producing MKRREAREKALQTLFQLENTELTIQEAMQHVMEEQTNEFYEKLVSGTVQHQTEIDAALAEKLENWSFDRLAKIERTILRLAAYELMYTPETPKSVVLNEAIELSKTFGDEKSSKFVNGVLSKFA from the coding sequence ATGAAGCGACGAGAAGCGCGAGAAAAAGCGTTACAAACACTTTTTCAACTAGAAAATACAGAGTTAACAATTCAAGAAGCAATGCAACATGTGATGGAAGAACAAACAAATGAATTTTATGAAAAATTAGTTTCAGGGACCGTTCAACATCAAACAGAAATTGATGCTGCATTAGCAGAAAAATTAGAAAACTGGTCATTCGATCGCTTAGCTAAAATTGAACGTACAATTTTGCGCTTAGCGGCTTATGAATTGATGTATACACCAGAAACACCTAAAAGTGTTGTATTAAACGAGGCTATTGAGTTAAGTAAAACATTTGGTGATGAAAAATCAAGTAAGTTCGTCAATGGTGTATTATCAAAATTCGCATAA